From a region of the Gordonia sp. PP30 genome:
- a CDS encoding M23 family metallopeptidase → MTERIRRDAVSAADPAAVGPMTRDIPLPPRSLRLGLGPARSGEPVSPVSTPAETTRAEVPLVTSAVRGSTAITAADRAPAGEPQPQDPPVTKPPVTGKRGAHRAGPPSSLRARTALIAVAAGAAAAAVAGSSTHETTVAADPAPAGDSAPAPALAANTSDLNGGAVPAAAGADMTGYTDQLKIGKQLSAEQAARENAARKPLYDSPIPLGHYAFTSGFAMRWGTMHTGLDFAAPLGTPIHAVTDGTIVKAGPASGFGNWIWLKAADGTITMYGHMASSGVLVKEGQKVTAGDVIALVGSEGFSTGPHLHFEVWQHGKKIDPAPWLAAHGIRMSAYTG, encoded by the coding sequence GTGACCGAACGTATCCGGCGAGACGCGGTGTCTGCCGCCGATCCCGCCGCCGTCGGTCCCATGACCCGCGACATCCCGCTCCCGCCGCGCAGCCTTCGGCTCGGCCTCGGTCCGGCACGATCGGGCGAGCCCGTCTCGCCGGTGTCCACGCCCGCCGAAACCACTCGTGCCGAGGTCCCGCTCGTCACCTCCGCCGTGCGCGGGTCCACCGCGATCACCGCCGCCGATCGTGCGCCCGCCGGCGAGCCCCAGCCGCAGGATCCGCCGGTCACGAAGCCCCCGGTCACCGGGAAGCGCGGCGCGCATCGGGCCGGACCGCCGAGTTCGCTGCGGGCCCGGACCGCGCTGATCGCCGTGGCCGCCGGTGCCGCGGCCGCGGCCGTCGCCGGTTCGAGCACCCACGAGACCACCGTCGCCGCCGATCCCGCACCGGCCGGCGACAGCGCTCCGGCCCCGGCTCTGGCCGCGAACACCTCCGACCTGAACGGCGGCGCCGTCCCGGCCGCCGCCGGAGCGGACATGACCGGCTACACCGATCAGCTGAAGATCGGCAAGCAGCTGTCCGCCGAGCAGGCCGCCCGGGAGAACGCCGCACGCAAGCCGCTGTACGATTCGCCGATCCCGCTCGGCCACTACGCCTTCACCTCCGGGTTCGCGATGCGCTGGGGCACCATGCACACCGGCCTCGACTTCGCCGCACCGCTGGGCACCCCGATCCACGCGGTCACCGACGGCACCATCGTCAAGGCCGGACCGGCGTCCGGGTTCGGCAACTGGATCTGGCTCAAGGCCGCCGACGGCACCATCACGATGTACGGCCACATGGCGTCGTCGGGCGTGCTGGTCAAGGAGGGCCAGAAGGTGACCGCGGGCGATGTGATCGCCCTGGTCGGCTCCGAGGGCTTCTCCACCGGCCCGCACCTGCACTTCGAGGTGTGGCAGCACGGTAAGAAGATCGACCCGGCACCCTGGCTCGCCGCGCACGGCATCCGCATGTCCGCCTACACCGGCTGA
- the pgi gene encoding glucose-6-phosphate isomerase, with product MNGDTGQRGNDDGLDITATSSWGALAEHRKRFDAGLRGLFADDPDRGERLTVDAADLRIDYSKNLVTGETLALLADLARTARVADLRDAMLRGEHLNSSEDRAALHTALRLPDDATLVVDGQDVVGDVHRVLDAMGEFADRVRSGDWTGFTGKAITDVVNIGIGGSDLGPAMAYQALRHYRKPGLRCHYVSNIDPADLAGTLAGLDPETTLFIIASKTFTTLETLTNARAARTWLLDHYAGDDAAVARHFVAVSTNDAEVAAFGIDTAHMFGFWNWVGGRYSLDSAIGLSLMIAVGPGNFADMLDGFHRMDTHFATAPLEANAPVLLALIGLWYSDFWDAQSHAVLPYSNDLARFPAYLQQLVMESNGKSVTRDGQPVPCPTSTVVWGEPGTNGQHAFYQLLHQGTWLIPADFIGFARPLDDLPTADGGSMHDLLMSNFFAQTEVLAFGKTADEVAAEGVDPRLVPHKVMPGNRPTTSILAPALTPSVLGQLIALYEHQVFVKAMVWGINPFDQWGVELGKQAANKLVAALSDPASPPPLPDSSTDAMVRWYRAERGRTS from the coding sequence ATGAACGGCGACACCGGGCAGCGCGGAAACGACGACGGACTCGACATCACCGCCACATCCTCCTGGGGTGCCCTCGCCGAGCATCGGAAACGATTCGACGCCGGCCTCCGCGGCCTGTTCGCGGACGATCCCGACCGGGGTGAACGACTGACGGTCGACGCCGCAGACCTGCGCATCGACTACTCGAAGAACCTGGTCACCGGCGAGACGCTGGCCCTGCTCGCCGACCTCGCGCGTACCGCGCGCGTCGCGGACCTGCGCGACGCCATGCTGCGCGGTGAGCACCTCAACTCCTCCGAGGATCGCGCCGCGCTGCACACGGCGCTGCGGCTGCCCGACGATGCCACGCTGGTCGTCGACGGCCAGGACGTGGTCGGTGATGTGCACCGGGTGCTCGACGCGATGGGCGAGTTCGCCGACCGGGTTCGCTCCGGAGACTGGACCGGCTTCACCGGGAAGGCCATCACCGACGTCGTCAACATCGGCATCGGTGGTTCCGACCTCGGGCCGGCGATGGCCTACCAAGCGCTCCGGCACTACCGGAAGCCCGGCCTGCGCTGCCACTACGTCTCCAACATCGATCCGGCGGATCTGGCGGGCACGCTCGCCGGGCTCGACCCGGAGACGACGCTCTTCATCATCGCGTCGAAGACCTTCACCACCCTGGAGACGCTGACCAACGCCCGCGCCGCCCGGACCTGGCTGCTCGACCACTACGCCGGCGACGACGCCGCCGTCGCCCGGCACTTCGTCGCGGTCAGCACCAACGACGCCGAGGTGGCCGCCTTCGGCATCGACACGGCCCACATGTTCGGCTTCTGGAACTGGGTGGGCGGGCGCTACTCGCTGGACTCGGCCATCGGACTGTCGCTGATGATCGCCGTCGGGCCGGGGAACTTCGCCGACATGCTCGACGGCTTCCACCGGATGGACACCCACTTCGCGACGGCCCCGCTGGAGGCCAACGCGCCGGTCCTGCTCGCCCTGATCGGCCTCTGGTACTCCGATTTCTGGGATGCCCAGTCACACGCGGTGCTGCCGTACTCCAACGACCTCGCGCGCTTCCCGGCCTACCTGCAACAGCTGGTGATGGAGTCGAACGGCAAGTCGGTCACCCGGGACGGGCAGCCGGTTCCGTGCCCCACCTCGACGGTGGTCTGGGGTGAGCCGGGCACCAACGGGCAGCACGCCTTCTACCAGCTGCTGCACCAGGGCACCTGGCTGATCCCGGCCGACTTCATCGGCTTCGCCCGACCACTGGACGACCTGCCCACCGCCGACGGCGGCTCCATGCACGACCTGCTGATGAGCAACTTCTTCGCCCAGACCGAGGTCCTCGCTTTCGGGAAGACCGCCGACGAGGTGGCCGCTGAGGGCGTCGATCCGCGGCTGGTGCCGCACAAGGTGATGCCCGGGAACCGGCCGACGACGTCGATCCTGGCCCCGGCGCTGACCCCGTCGGTGCTCGGCCAGCTGATCGCCCTCTACGAGCATCAGGTGTTCGTGAAGGCGATGGTCTGGGGGATCAATCCGTTCGATCAGTGGGGGGTGGAACTGGGTAAGCAGGCCGCGAACAAACTGGTCGCCGCGCTCAGTGATCCGGCCTCGCCGCCGCCTTTGCCGGATTCGTCCACTGACGCCATGGTGCGTTGGTACCGCGCCGAGCGGGGCCGCACGTCGTAA
- a CDS encoding DUF559 domain-containing protein: protein MDESADLASIFAAQDGLITTAQAKSCDLTASDVHGRRTRREWLPVAPGVWRLAAFPYTERAMVRAAALVHRGVLDRTTAAWWHGLLPDLPQPLTLSVRSAVPESRWTGCPIDIVRRTFCAEDLAVVDGVSVTGLALSILGAVASADDPSHFLDQLLQTSVVTLKDLEKALLRNPRMRGMSLARELVAVLDADTQSKAEEVFRRLVKAEGLDGCVQQYPFQGWAVDFAWPGLKVAVEIDGWAYHRDHKSFLRDMRKRNALARAGWVTLSFSWHDLTGDPAGCMELVIGLLRERMLLAG from the coding sequence ATGGACGAATCGGCGGATCTGGCGAGTATCTTCGCCGCCCAGGACGGACTGATCACCACCGCACAGGCCAAGTCGTGCGATCTGACGGCGAGCGACGTCCACGGACGACGCACACGACGGGAATGGCTGCCGGTCGCGCCGGGGGTGTGGCGACTCGCGGCCTTCCCGTACACCGAGCGAGCGATGGTCCGGGCCGCCGCCCTGGTTCACCGCGGCGTCCTGGACAGGACCACGGCAGCATGGTGGCACGGACTTCTCCCCGACCTGCCGCAGCCGCTGACCCTCTCGGTGCGGTCCGCCGTTCCCGAGAGCCGCTGGACGGGGTGCCCGATCGACATCGTCCGGCGGACCTTCTGCGCCGAGGACCTCGCGGTAGTCGACGGCGTGTCGGTCACCGGGCTCGCGCTGAGCATCCTGGGCGCCGTCGCCTCGGCCGACGATCCCTCGCACTTCCTCGACCAGCTACTCCAGACGAGCGTGGTGACTCTCAAAGACTTGGAGAAGGCCCTGCTGCGGAATCCGCGTATGCGGGGCATGTCGCTCGCGCGCGAGCTCGTCGCCGTGCTCGACGCCGACACCCAGTCGAAGGCCGAAGAGGTGTTCCGGCGACTGGTGAAGGCCGAAGGACTCGACGGCTGCGTTCAGCAGTATCCGTTCCAGGGCTGGGCCGTGGATTTCGCCTGGCCCGGGCTGAAGGTTGCCGTCGAGATCGACGGGTGGGCCTACCATCGCGACCACAAGTCGTTCCTTCGGGACATGCGCAAACGCAACGCGCTCGCGCGCGCCGGGTGGGTGACACTCTCGTTCAGCTGGCATGACCTGACCGGCGACCCGGCGGGCTGCATGGAACTGGTGATCGGCCTGCTACGCGAGAGGATGCTCCTCGCCGGATGA
- a CDS encoding DNA-formamidopyrimidine glycosylase family protein, producing the protein MPELPEVAALAAFLDDRAAGFPIRRIDVASLSVLKTAEPPYTELAGRVVTSVGRIGKYLVIDADGIYLVIHLSRAGWIRWSENLAPAPPRPGGKGPIALRVHCGLPGEGFDVTEAGTQKRLAAWVVRDPHDAPRIATLGPDALALSRDDFAALLAGDGRRIKTVLTDQRTLCGIGNAYSDEILHAARLSPFATAKSLTGDAVTALYDAMRATLLDATARLEGQGAARLKAEKRTGLKVHARTGLPCPHCGDIVREVSYTDRSFQYCATCQTGGKVLADRRMSRLLK; encoded by the coding sequence ATGCCCGAACTCCCCGAAGTCGCCGCCCTGGCCGCATTCCTCGACGACCGGGCCGCGGGCTTCCCGATCCGCCGGATCGACGTGGCCTCGCTGTCCGTGCTCAAGACCGCCGAGCCGCCGTACACCGAACTCGCCGGGCGGGTCGTCACCTCGGTCGGGCGCATCGGCAAATATCTGGTCATCGACGCCGACGGGATCTACCTGGTGATCCACCTGTCCAGGGCGGGCTGGATCCGCTGGAGCGAGAACCTCGCGCCCGCACCGCCGCGGCCCGGCGGCAAGGGGCCGATCGCGCTGCGCGTGCACTGCGGACTGCCGGGGGAGGGGTTCGACGTCACCGAGGCCGGTACCCAGAAACGACTCGCCGCCTGGGTGGTCCGCGACCCGCACGACGCCCCGCGCATCGCGACCCTCGGGCCCGACGCGCTCGCCTTGTCGCGCGACGATTTCGCCGCGCTCCTGGCCGGCGACGGCCGCCGGATCAAAACGGTCCTGACCGACCAGCGCACCCTGTGCGGGATCGGCAACGCCTACTCCGATGAGATCCTGCACGCCGCGCGGCTCTCCCCTTTCGCCACCGCGAAGTCGCTGACCGGCGATGCCGTGACCGCGCTGTACGACGCCATGCGCGCCACCCTGCTGGACGCGACCGCGCGTCTGGAAGGACAGGGTGCGGCCCGGCTCAAGGCCGAGAAGCGCACCGGCCTGAAAGTGCACGCGCGGACCGGGCTGCCCTGCCCGCACTGCGGCGACATCGTCCGCGAGGTGTCGTACACGGACCGGTCGTTCCAGTACTGCGCCACGTGCCAGACCGGCGGCAAGGTCCTCGCCGACCGCCGCATGTCCCGGCTGCTCAAGTAG
- a CDS encoding DUF4185 domain-containing protein, whose protein sequence is MAVLSRTAIRLVLGTAIAAAATLTTVAAPPATAAPCGDSSSTGSSGNSSLGGNSSLGGNSSLGGNGSLGGGADPVEPGSGPQGALPTWKDSTSRIVSWVTGPKSPNTTLNRFTISGTDLGVAWDNGQGQTLMAFGDTFGWCNVTGHQWRNNVLTRTDDDNLADGLTIEPGKPGDTASGAVVIAPNDNYATEMIRAIGQDFVEVTTIPTAGISLGGKQYVNFMSVRHWGDAGVWDTNFSAIAVSSDNGQTWAADTSTIRVNAPVTLALPQDAPTVNVNNSRFQQSGYVRGHGDDPYVYQVGTPNGRFGRAYLARFHPGDILNLAAYEYWTGTAWTSDLGALSDDSAIVKDQVTELSVAWCEYLGKYVMIDGDNGIRIRTATAIQGPWSAPKTLVPAGAVVLYGPMMLPHSPALTSTTDNRLYFNGSRWSDYNVMLVESKLNKNW, encoded by the coding sequence ATGGCCGTCCTATCTCGCACCGCGATCCGTCTCGTCCTGGGAACCGCGATCGCCGCGGCCGCGACCCTCACCACCGTCGCGGCGCCACCCGCGACGGCCGCCCCGTGCGGGGACAGCTCGTCGACCGGATCGAGCGGCAACAGTTCCCTCGGCGGCAACAGTTCCCTCGGCGGCAACAGCTCACTGGGCGGCAACGGTTCCCTCGGCGGCGGCGCCGACCCGGTCGAGCCCGGCTCCGGACCGCAGGGCGCACTCCCCACCTGGAAGGACTCGACCTCACGGATCGTCTCGTGGGTCACCGGCCCGAAGAGCCCCAACACCACCCTGAACCGCTTCACCATCTCCGGCACCGACCTCGGCGTCGCCTGGGACAACGGGCAGGGGCAGACGCTGATGGCTTTCGGCGACACCTTCGGCTGGTGCAACGTCACCGGCCATCAGTGGCGCAACAACGTGCTGACCCGCACCGACGACGACAACCTGGCCGACGGCCTCACCATCGAGCCGGGAAAGCCCGGGGACACCGCGTCCGGGGCGGTGGTGATCGCGCCGAACGACAACTACGCGACGGAGATGATCCGCGCCATCGGGCAGGACTTCGTCGAGGTCACCACCATCCCGACCGCCGGCATCAGCCTCGGCGGCAAGCAGTACGTCAACTTCATGTCGGTGCGGCACTGGGGCGACGCCGGGGTCTGGGACACCAACTTCTCGGCGATCGCCGTCTCCTCGGACAACGGCCAGACGTGGGCCGCCGACACCTCCACCATCAGGGTGAACGCCCCGGTCACCCTGGCGCTGCCGCAGGATGCACCGACGGTGAACGTGAACAACAGCCGCTTCCAGCAGAGCGGCTACGTGCGCGGGCACGGCGACGACCCGTACGTCTACCAGGTCGGCACGCCGAACGGCCGCTTCGGCCGCGCCTATCTCGCCCGGTTCCACCCCGGCGACATCCTGAATCTCGCGGCCTACGAGTACTGGACGGGCACCGCCTGGACGTCCGACCTGGGCGCGCTCAGCGACGACTCGGCGATCGTGAAAGACCAGGTCACCGAGCTGTCCGTGGCCTGGTGCGAGTATCTCGGCAAGTACGTGATGATCGACGGCGACAACGGGATCCGGATCCGCACCGCCACCGCGATCCAGGGCCCGTGGAGCGCCCCGAAGACGCTGGTCCCGGCGGGGGCCGTGGTCCTGTACGGCCCGATGATGCTGCCGCACTCCCCCGCGCTGACCAGCACGACCGACAACCGGCTGTACTTCAACGGCTCCCGCTGGAGCGACTACAACGTGATGCTGGTCGAGTCCAAGCTCAACAAGAACTGGTAG
- a CDS encoding chorismate mutase produces the protein MARSVDVSEQDPKQQIDLSAYDLGSDVADLPDDIDELRGEIDRMDAIILAAVQRRSAVSKKIGAARMAAGGPRLVHSREVKVLERFSALGPEGHTLAMLLLRLGRGPLGR, from the coding sequence ATGGCAAGATCGGTAGACGTGAGCGAGCAGGATCCGAAGCAGCAGATCGATCTGTCGGCGTACGACCTCGGCAGCGACGTGGCCGACCTCCCGGACGACATCGACGAACTGCGCGGCGAGATCGACCGGATGGATGCGATCATCCTGGCCGCGGTCCAGCGACGCTCGGCCGTGTCGAAGAAGATCGGCGCGGCGCGGATGGCGGCCGGCGGCCCGCGACTGGTGCACAGCCGCGAGGTGAAGGTGCTGGAGCGGTTCTCCGCGCTCGGACCGGAAGGTCACACGCTCGCGATGCTGCTGCTGCGTCTGGGACGCGGACCGCTCGGGCGGTAG
- a CDS encoding SDR family oxidoreductase, which translates to MTRQRILITGASSGLGEGMAREFARRGRALGLAARRLDRLTELADELAPQAGQIAVTRLDVTDVDDVPRAFTELATELGGVDRVIVNAGLGKGSPIGTGHAAANIETVQTNLIGALAQAEAAMEIFRAQGHGHLVLVSSISAVRGLPKAQAAYSASKAGVSALGQGLQAELAGSPITVSVILPGYIETDINRGVKTKLMTDTDSGVRAMVAAIEAEPRRAEVPAWPWKPIAAALRYLPDALSAKLV; encoded by the coding sequence GTGACCCGTCAGCGAATCCTCATCACCGGCGCCAGCTCCGGACTCGGCGAGGGCATGGCCCGCGAGTTCGCCCGCCGCGGCCGTGCTCTCGGCCTCGCCGCGCGCCGCCTCGACCGTCTCACCGAACTGGCCGACGAGCTCGCGCCGCAGGCCGGGCAGATCGCGGTGACCCGCCTCGACGTCACCGATGTCGACGACGTGCCGCGCGCCTTCACCGAACTGGCCACCGAACTCGGCGGCGTCGACCGGGTGATCGTGAACGCCGGCCTCGGCAAGGGCTCCCCGATCGGCACCGGCCACGCGGCGGCCAACATCGAGACCGTGCAGACCAACCTGATCGGCGCGCTCGCCCAGGCCGAGGCCGCGATGGAGATCTTCCGCGCGCAGGGCCACGGCCACCTGGTCCTGGTCAGCTCCATCAGCGCTGTCCGCGGGCTGCCCAAGGCCCAGGCGGCGTACTCCGCGTCGAAGGCCGGGGTGTCCGCGCTCGGCCAGGGGTTGCAGGCCGAACTGGCCGGGAGCCCGATCACCGTCAGCGTGATCCTGCCGGGCTACATCGAGACCGACATCAACCGCGGGGTCAAGACCAAGCTGATGACCGACACCGACTCCGGTGTGCGGGCCATGGTCGCCGCGATCGAGGCCGAGCCGCGCCGTGCCGAGGTGCCCGCGTGGCCGTGGAAGCCGATCGCCGCCGCGCTGCGTTATCTCCCCGACGCCCTGTCCGCCAAGCTGGTGTAG
- a CDS encoding DUF2853 family protein yields MSDARETVLAYVPDADVDVVDKMASVYRLALSNRDAALVSASDPEELKTVRENFLKGKLGLTEDDATLDAAIAEVLAEMKDGKANPRLAVYYKLAAKFGKLDVFA; encoded by the coding sequence ATGAGTGATGCCCGTGAGACCGTTCTCGCCTACGTGCCGGACGCCGATGTCGACGTGGTCGACAAGATGGCCTCCGTCTACCGGCTGGCCCTGAGCAACCGGGACGCCGCGCTCGTCTCGGCCAGCGACCCCGAGGAGCTCAAGACCGTCCGCGAGAACTTCCTGAAGGGCAAGCTCGGCCTCACCGAGGACGACGCCACTCTCGACGCTGCCATCGCCGAGGTCCTGGCCGAGATGAAGGACGGCAAGGCCAACCCGCGCCTGGCCGTCTACTACAAGCTGGCCGCCAAGTTCGGCAAGCTCGACGTCTTCGCCTGA
- a CDS encoding UvrD-helicase domain-containing protein, with protein sequence MTSSSDQLLDGLNPQQRAAVLHSGSPLLIVAGAGSGKTAVLTRRIAYLLAERGVTPGQILAITFTNKAAAEMRERVIDLVGPRANYMWVSTFHSTCVRILRAQASLLGNRNSNFSIYDSDDSRRLLGMVVRDLGLDPKKYSPRGLSTVISNFKNELKDPEEVAATLADIRPQQGQTAEDIARVYAEYQRRLADANAFDFDDLIGETVALLQRHPEVAEYYRRRFRHVLVDEYQDTNHAQYMFVRELVGEADSGVTAPSELCVVGDSDQSIYAFRGATIRNIEEFERDYPNAETVLLEQNYRSTQTILSAANAVIARNANRREKKLWTDAGDGELIVGYVADSDRDEAQFIAKEIDELCDYSVGGSSSAKYSDIAVFYRTNTGSRPIEESFIRHGIPYKVVGGTRFYERKEVRDVVAYLRVVANPDDSVSLRRILNTPRRGIGDRAEACVAVHSENLGISFYQALVEAQENRVPLLNTRAVKQIGGFVDLIEGLRRDFLLAFASDDDGDAAIADATAEGADIGDLVEAIVDRTGYRAELEASNDPQDGARLDNLNELVAVARDFSLEAAQRDLDDEYEDEPDDEDSAVAEGEPEPGSLAAFLEKVALVADADQVPEQDEGVVTLMTLHTAKGLEFPIVFVTGWEDGMFPHQRALGDGAELSEERRLAYVGITRARQRLYVSRAIMRAAWGQPVENPESRFLQEIPQHLVDWRRTEPRRERGGFGGSRPGAGRPFGYGSAAGGASSGMRGRASYPSTGLRDRSSDPTRGRNKSVHYDIGDRINHPKYGMGKAVAKTGAGPTEQITFDFGGNVGRVTLLTLGGLPGEKL encoded by the coding sequence ATGACATCCTCTTCTGACCAGCTTCTCGACGGCCTCAATCCCCAGCAGCGCGCGGCGGTGCTGCACAGCGGCTCGCCGCTGCTCATCGTGGCCGGCGCCGGGTCGGGAAAGACGGCGGTGCTCACCCGCCGGATCGCCTACCTGCTCGCCGAACGCGGGGTGACGCCCGGGCAGATCCTGGCGATCACCTTCACCAACAAGGCCGCCGCCGAGATGCGCGAGCGGGTGATCGATCTGGTCGGCCCGCGCGCCAACTACATGTGGGTGTCGACCTTCCACTCCACCTGCGTGCGGATCCTCCGCGCGCAGGCGTCGCTCCTGGGCAACCGGAACTCCAACTTCTCCATCTACGACTCCGACGACTCGCGGCGGCTGCTCGGCATGGTGGTGCGCGATCTCGGACTCGACCCGAAGAAGTACAGCCCGCGCGGCCTGTCGACGGTGATCTCCAACTTCAAGAACGAGCTGAAAGATCCGGAGGAGGTGGCCGCCACCCTCGCGGACATCCGGCCGCAACAGGGGCAGACCGCCGAGGACATCGCGCGCGTCTACGCCGAGTACCAGCGGCGGCTCGCCGACGCCAACGCCTTCGACTTCGACGACCTGATCGGCGAGACGGTAGCCCTGCTGCAGCGGCATCCCGAGGTGGCCGAGTACTACCGGCGCCGGTTCCGGCACGTCCTGGTCGACGAGTACCAGGACACCAACCACGCGCAGTACATGTTCGTGCGGGAACTGGTCGGCGAAGCCGACTCGGGGGTCACGGCGCCGTCGGAGCTGTGCGTCGTCGGCGATTCCGATCAGTCGATCTACGCCTTCCGCGGTGCGACGATCCGCAACATCGAGGAGTTCGAGCGCGACTACCCGAACGCGGAGACGGTGCTGCTGGAACAGAACTACCGGTCCACGCAGACGATCCTGTCGGCCGCGAACGCGGTGATCGCGCGGAACGCGAACCGCCGGGAGAAGAAGCTGTGGACCGACGCCGGCGACGGTGAGCTGATCGTCGGCTACGTCGCCGACTCCGATCGGGATGAGGCGCAGTTCATCGCCAAGGAGATCGACGAGCTGTGCGACTATTCCGTCGGCGGATCGAGCTCGGCCAAGTACTCCGACATCGCGGTGTTCTACCGCACCAACACCGGCTCGCGGCCCATCGAGGAGTCGTTCATCCGGCACGGCATCCCGTACAAGGTGGTCGGCGGCACCCGCTTCTACGAGCGTAAAGAGGTGCGCGACGTCGTCGCGTACCTGCGCGTGGTCGCCAACCCCGACGACTCGGTGAGCCTGCGCCGCATCCTCAACACCCCGCGCCGCGGCATCGGGGACCGTGCCGAGGCCTGCGTCGCCGTGCACTCGGAGAACCTCGGGATCAGCTTCTATCAGGCGCTGGTGGAGGCGCAGGAGAACCGGGTGCCGCTGCTGAACACGCGTGCGGTGAAGCAGATCGGCGGTTTCGTCGACCTGATCGAGGGGCTGCGGCGCGACTTCCTGCTCGCCTTCGCGTCCGACGACGACGGTGACGCGGCGATCGCCGATGCGACCGCGGAGGGAGCCGACATCGGCGACCTGGTCGAGGCGATCGTCGACCGCACCGGCTATCGCGCCGAGCTGGAGGCCTCCAACGACCCGCAGGACGGCGCCCGCCTGGACAACCTGAACGAACTGGTCGCCGTCGCTCGTGACTTCAGCCTGGAAGCCGCGCAACGCGACCTCGACGACGAGTACGAGGACGAGCCCGATGACGAGGACTCCGCCGTCGCCGAAGGGGAACCGGAGCCGGGATCCCTCGCCGCGTTCCTGGAGAAGGTGGCGCTGGTGGCCGACGCCGACCAGGTGCCGGAGCAGGACGAGGGTGTGGTGACCCTGATGACCCTGCACACCGCCAAGGGCCTGGAGTTCCCGATCGTGTTCGTCACCGGCTGGGAAGACGGCATGTTCCCGCATCAGCGGGCGTTGGGCGACGGTGCCGAGCTGAGCGAGGAACGACGCCTCGCCTACGTCGGCATCACCCGCGCGCGGCAGCGCCTGTACGTCTCGCGCGCCATCATGCGCGCGGCCTGGGGCCAGCCGGTGGAGAACCCGGAATCCCGCTTCCTGCAAGAGATCCCGCAGCACCTGGTCGACTGGCGCCGGACCGAACCGCGCCGTGAGCGCGGCGGTTTCGGCGGCTCGCGCCCCGGCGCGGGCCGGCCGTTCGGATACGGTTCAGCCGCCGGTGGTGCGTCGTCGGGGATGCGCGGACGCGCGTCGTACCCTTCGACGGGGCTCAGGGACCGTTCATCGGACCCCACGCGCGGCCGCAACAAGTCGGTGCACTACGACATCGGCGACCGGATCAACCATCCGAAGTACGGGATGGGGAAGGCCGTCGCCAAGACCGGCGCGGGTCCCACCGAGCAGATCACCTTCGATTTCGGCGGCAACGTCGGCCGGGTGACCCTGCTTACCCTCGGCGGTCTCCCCGGTGAGAAGCTGTAA